A genomic window from Triticum urartu cultivar G1812 chromosome 7, Tu2.1, whole genome shotgun sequence includes:
- the LOC125521061 gene encoding ATP-dependent DNA helicase DDM1-like, whose amino-acid sequence MVVAVANVAAAAAPTVITAAATDADSPVSDEKMPEAKDEGNAGDSKREATEDQLLNSVREGESDEFQDGVAGLVTEVMAKEEDELCQARLKAEEEEEARKREARKAFDPNERFSKLDELLTKTQLFSEFLLERMEQITDKAVEVKDEDEPVEEQKKGRGRKRKAKAKPKYNDKKAKTAVAAMLTRSREDRTADDSTLTEEERWEKEQANLVPLLTGGKLKSYQIKGIKWLISLWQNGLNGILADQMGLGKTIQTIGFLAHLKGNGMDGPYMVIAPLSTLSNWLNELSRFAPSLIGLIYHGDKVARAELRRKFMPKKVGPNFPIIITSFEMAMFDAKLLANYQWKYVVVDEGHRLKNTNCKLLRELRRIPMENKLLLTGTPLQNNLAELWSLLNFILPDIFSSHQEFESWFDFSGKGDGEQQEETDENKRVLVVSKLHAILRPFLLRRMKEDVEHMLPRKKEIIIYANMTEHQKQIQNHLVERTFDNYLHENTDIVLRRPGIKTKLNNLLIQLRKNCGHPDLLDAAFDTSYFYPPVEKLLEQCGKFQLLDRLLDALLKRNHKVLIFSQWTKVLDILDYYLDTKGLKVCRIDGNVKLEDRRKQIAEFNDLNSGLNVFILSTRAGGLGINLTSADTCILYDSDWNPQMDLQAMDRCHRIGQTKPVHVYRLATSNSVEGRIIKRAFGKLKLEHVVIGKGQFQQDAAKPNALDEAELLALLRDEQGEEDRMIQMDISDEDLLKVMDRSDLTGPAAAASAAPLVPLKGPGWEVVLASKSGGGMLSALTS is encoded by the exons ATGGTGGTCGCCGTGGCGAATGtggcggccgccgccgcccccaccgtCATCAcggccgccgccaccgacgccgATTCCCCTGTATCGGACGAG AAAATGCCCGAGGCCAAGGACGAGGGAAACGCCGGCGATTCGAAGCGCGAGGCCACTGAAGATCAGTTACTGAACTCCGTCAGAGAGGGGGAGTCTGATGAGTTCCAGGACGGCGTCGCTGGTTTGGTTACGGAGGTGATGGCCAAGGAGGAAGATGAGCTGTGCCAGGCCCGGCTCaaggcagaggaagaggaggaggccAGGAAGAGAGAAGCTCGGAAGGCTTTTGATCCGAATGAGCGGTTCAGCAAACTGGACGAACTGCTGACAAAGACACAGCTGTTTTCTGAATTCCTGCTTGAGAGGATGGAGCAGATCACAGAT AAAGCTGTCGAAGTTAAAGACGAAGATGAACCTGTGGAAGAGCAGAAGAAAGGTCGCGGCAGAAAGAGGAAAGCAAAGGCTAAGCCAAAGTACAATGAC AAGAAGGCTAAGACAGCAGTCGCAGCCATGCTTACAAGATCGCGTGAAGACCGTACTGCTGATGATAGTACTCTCactgaagaagaaaggtgggaaaAAGAGCAAGCCAATCTTGTTCCATTATTGACTGGAGGAAAGCTGAAATCTTACCAGATAAAGGGTATTAAGTGGTTAATATCGCTGTGGCAAAACGGCCTAAATGGAATTCTAGCTGATCAAATGGGCCTCGGGAAAACAATCCAGACAATTGGATTTCTTGCCCATCTCAAAGGAAATGGTATGGACGGTCCGTACATGGTTATTGCTCCCCTTTCCACTCTGTCAAACTGGTTAAATGAGTTATCAAG GTTTGCTCCATCTCTGATTGGTCTGATTTATCATGGAGATAAAGTGGCTCGGGCAGAGCTAAGGAGGAAATTCATGCCCAAAAAAGTTGGCCCTAATTTTCCGATAATAATCACTTCATTTGAGATGGCCATGTTTGATGCAAAACTTCTTGCTAATTACCAGTGGAAGTATGTTGTTGTCGATGAG GGGCATCGGTTGAAAAATACGAATTGTAAATTATTGAGGGAGCTAAGGCGCATTCCGATGGAGAATAAGCTCCTTTTGACTGGGACACCTCTTCAGAATAACCTAGCAGAGCTGTGGTCGCTACTGAACTTCATTTTGCCTGATATATTCTCATCCCATCAGGAATTTGAGTCATG GTTTGATTTTTCTGGTAAGGGAGATGGGGAACAACAGGAAGAAACTGATGAGAACAAAAGAGTCCTTGTTGTCTCAAAGCTTCATGCCATTTTGCGTCCATTCCTTCTAAGGCGGATGAAGGAGGATGTAGAACACATGCTTCCACGAAAGAAAGAGATAATCATTTATGCTAACATGACTGAACATCAGAAACAAATCCAGAATCACTTGGTTGAGAGGACATTCGACAACTACTTGCATGAGAACACAGATATTG TTTTGCGGAGACCTGGCATCAAGACGAAGCTAAATAATCTACTCATTCAGCTCAGGAAAAATTGTGGCCACCCTGATCTTTTGGATGCTGCATTCGACACAAGCT ACTTCTATCCACCTGTTGAAAAGCTTCTCGAACAATGTGGCAAATTTCAGCTGTTGGATAGGTTACTGGATGCTCTACTCAAACGAAATCACAAG GTCCTTATATTTTCTCAGTGGACAAAAGTTTTGGACATCCTTGACTATTATTTGGATACAAAAGGTCTGAAGGTTTGCCGAATTGATGGTAATGTTAAGCTGGAAGATAGGAGGAAGCAG ATAGCGGAGTTTAATGACTTGAACAGTGGTCTGAACGTCTTCATTCTAAGCACGCGTGCTGGTGGGCTTGGTATCAACCTTACTTCTGCTGATACTTGCATCCTGTATGACAGTGACTGG AACCCTCAGATGGATTTACAGGCTATGGATCGATGCCACCGCATTGGTCAAACAAAACCGGTTCATGTTTATCGGCTGGCAACATCGAATTCTGTTGAG GGTCGGATTATCAAGAGAGCTTTTGGAAAGCTGAAGCTAGAGCATGTGGTGATTGGGAAGGGACAGTTTCAACAAGATGCCGCCAAGCCTAACGCCTTAGAT GAGGCGGAGCTGCTGGCGCTGCTGAGGGACGAGCAGGGCGAGGAAGACAGGATGATCCAGATGGATATCAGCGACGAGGACCTTCTGAAGGTGATGGACCGGAGCGACCTGACCGGCCCTGCTGCGGCTGCCAGTGCCGCCCCTCTTGTCCCCCTGAAAGGGCCTGGCTGGGAGGTGGTGCTGGCCTCGAAGAGTGGTGGCGGCATGCTCTCGGCGCTCACCAGCTGA